The Polymorphobacter megasporae genome window below encodes:
- a CDS encoding (2,3-dihydroxybenzoyl)adenylate synthase, whose product MDGVIPFPDEFAERYRAKGYWRDEPLRTVFRDSCGRFADRTALIDVDRTVTFRELDLRSTNLALNLLDLGIKPRDRLVVQMPNAIEFGYLHLALQKIGAIPVLALPPHRFREISFFVATSDAVATITPDAHREFSFTEMVKRIRHGAPSLKYGIVMGRAPEGFVSLADLIDRPAKRPETDLDRIVIDPVDPALFLLSGGTTGIPKLIPRTHNDYAYNSRMASSVCGIDQGSVLLDVLPIGHNLPLACPGLQGFLMAGAATVLHTAAGPEDVFPLIERHEVTHIHAVPALLIRWTESKLAEQHDLTSVRVIQSGGQRLQPEVRRRTASVFRNVIVQENFGMAEGLLMFVRLDDPPDVRMETVGRKICTDDEILLLDEDDQPVPFGEVGELCCRGPYTLRGYYKAPEHNARAFTTDGFYRSGDLLRQHPSGNYMVEGRKKDLINRGAEKISAEEIEELILRHPAVENVACVPMPDPVLGEKNCACVVLRQGQTLDLSHLVAFLDPFELAKYKYPERIERFESLPLSNFGKVSKKDLVAIVIERMGQPV is encoded by the coding sequence ATGGACGGTGTGATCCCCTTCCCCGACGAGTTCGCCGAACGCTATCGTGCCAAGGGCTACTGGCGCGACGAGCCGCTGCGAACCGTATTTCGAGACAGCTGCGGACGCTTCGCCGATCGGACGGCACTAATCGATGTCGACCGGACGGTGACGTTCCGCGAGCTCGATTTGCGTTCGACCAACCTGGCGCTCAACCTCCTTGATCTCGGCATCAAACCGCGCGACCGCCTGGTGGTGCAGATGCCGAACGCGATCGAGTTCGGCTATCTGCATCTGGCTTTGCAGAAGATCGGCGCGATACCGGTTTTGGCTTTGCCGCCACATCGCTTCCGAGAGATCAGCTTCTTCGTGGCGACGTCGGACGCGGTGGCAACGATAACACCGGATGCACACCGCGAATTCAGCTTTACCGAAATGGTGAAGCGCATCCGACATGGTGCGCCGTCACTGAAGTACGGCATCGTAATGGGCCGCGCCCCGGAGGGCTTCGTCTCGCTCGCCGATCTGATCGATCGGCCGGCAAAAAGGCCCGAGACCGACCTCGATCGCATCGTCATCGATCCAGTCGATCCTGCGCTGTTCCTGCTATCGGGTGGGACTACCGGCATCCCCAAGTTGATCCCGCGTACTCACAACGATTATGCCTACAACAGCAGGATGGCGTCCTCCGTATGCGGAATCGACCAAGGCAGCGTCCTGCTGGACGTGTTGCCGATTGGCCACAATCTGCCGCTCGCCTGTCCAGGTCTGCAAGGATTCCTCATGGCAGGAGCCGCCACCGTGCTGCATACCGCTGCTGGCCCCGAGGACGTCTTTCCGCTGATCGAGCGACACGAAGTGACCCACATCCATGCCGTTCCTGCGCTTCTCATCCGGTGGACGGAGAGCAAGCTTGCCGAGCAACACGATCTGACTTCGGTGCGGGTGATCCAGAGCGGAGGTCAGCGGCTCCAGCCGGAGGTCCGCCGCCGCACGGCGAGCGTCTTCCGGAACGTGATCGTCCAGGAGAACTTCGGCATGGCGGAGGGATTGCTGATGTTCGTACGGCTGGACGATCCCCCAGACGTCCGCATGGAGACGGTGGGCCGCAAGATCTGTACTGACGACGAGATACTGCTCCTCGACGAAGACGATCAGCCGGTACCATTCGGCGAAGTGGGCGAGCTCTGCTGCCGCGGTCCCTACACGCTTCGCGGCTACTACAAGGCACCCGAACACAACGCCCGTGCCTTCACGACGGACGGCTTCTACCGGTCGGGCGATCTGTTGCGGCAGCATCCGTCCGGCAACTACATGGTCGAAGGCCGCAAGAAGGATCTCATCAACCGCGGTGCGGAGAAGATCAGTGCAGAGGAGATCGAAGAATTAATCCTACGCCACCCGGCGGTCGAGAATGTGGCATGCGTACCTATGCCTGACCCGGTGCTAGGCGAGAAGAATTGCGCCTGCGTGGTGCTGCGGCAAGGTCAAACATTAGACCTTTCTCATCTCGTCGCCTTTCTCGATCCGTTCGAGCTCGCCAAGTATAAATATCCTGAGCGCATAGAGCGGTTCGAGAGCTTACCGCTCAGTAACTTTGGCAAGGTTTCCAAGAAGGATCTGG
- a CDS encoding MarR family winged helix-turn-helix transcriptional regulator — translation MMIRSDSDRNGSAPVSLLSPEQAVGFVLWRVLHRYQREVDRALISLGITHLQFAILAMGTWLAADGSRLTQSALAAASGIHPMQLSSVLKALEHKLLVTRRTAPSNLRSKIVMLSPQGITTVAEALPLVIAVQRRVFGKSEAALMDILRSIETPDAI, via the coding sequence ATGATGATTCGATCCGATAGCGACCGGAATGGATCCGCCCCGGTTTCGCTCCTTTCCCCCGAACAGGCGGTGGGGTTCGTGCTTTGGCGGGTGCTGCATCGGTATCAGCGGGAGGTCGACCGTGCGCTCATTTCGTTAGGCATCACCCATCTTCAGTTCGCTATTCTCGCGATGGGCACTTGGCTTGCGGCGGATGGGAGTAGGCTGACGCAGTCAGCACTCGCAGCCGCTAGCGGCATCCACCCGATGCAGTTATCGAGTGTGCTCAAAGCACTTGAGCACAAGCTTCTCGTGACGAGGCGAACCGCTCCGAGCAACTTGCGGAGTAAGATCGTGATGCTCTCGCCGCAGGGCATCACGACCGTTGCGGAAGCGCTCCCTCTCGTGATCGCGGTGCAGCGCAGGGTCTTCGGCAAATCCGAGGCGGCCTTGATGGACATTCTGCGATCGATCGAAACACCCGATGCGATATAA
- a CDS encoding SDR family NAD(P)-dependent oxidoreductase: MDVAAERKTALVTGAATGIGRAIVVSLAAGGYDVAVNYSRSESEARETERLARESGAVRTGVIKADVSQESDVIAMVDQVDRLFEGRLDLLVNNAGVTSDVPPSKFDTMTIEDFDRVFAVNVRGTFLVCKHASRLLKPMPSATIVNTASIVGLRPGPQPLPYSASKAAIISMTRTLAGALGPTIRVNAVAPGWLEGDWMERTLGENYEKLMARRAGQTPLKRNARVEDVGAAVLTLATQLLFTSGQTVVIDGGYSFVS; this comes from the coding sequence ATGGATGTGGCAGCGGAAAGAAAGACGGCTCTCGTCACCGGGGCCGCTACCGGCATTGGACGGGCGATCGTCGTCAGCCTCGCCGCCGGCGGGTATGATGTCGCGGTCAATTACAGCCGCAGCGAATCCGAAGCGCGCGAGACAGAGCGGTTGGCGCGGGAGTCTGGCGCCGTGCGCACCGGAGTGATCAAGGCGGACGTCAGCCAAGAGTCGGACGTTATTGCGATGGTCGACCAAGTGGACAGGCTTTTCGAGGGTAGACTTGACCTGCTGGTCAACAACGCCGGCGTCACCAGCGACGTACCGCCGAGTAAGTTTGATACAATGACCATCGAGGATTTCGACCGTGTTTTCGCCGTGAACGTTCGTGGCACCTTTTTGGTATGCAAGCATGCCTCCCGCCTGCTGAAGCCGATGCCGAGTGCCACGATCGTGAACACTGCGAGCATCGTCGGGCTGCGCCCTGGTCCGCAGCCCCTACCCTATTCGGCCAGCAAGGCCGCGATCATCTCGATGACGCGCACGCTCGCCGGTGCGCTTGGGCCCACGATCCGCGTAAACGCGGTTGCGCCTGGCTGGCTCGAAGGGGATTGGATGGAGCGGACGTTGGGCGAGAATTACGAGAAGCTTATGGCGCGGCGGGCCGGCCAAACCCCACTGAAGCGCAATGCTCGGGTCGAAGACGTGGGTGCGGCCGTTCTCACGCTGGCTACCCAGCTCCTCTTCACCAGCGGCCAGACCGTCGTCATCGACGGCGGGTACAGCTTCGTCAGCTGA
- a CDS encoding helix-turn-helix domain-containing protein → MNARSILGWNIRKLRLERGLSQERLAADTGIDRAYVSELERGTVAASVDMIGRLAAAFKVEPSQMLDAPTDTSNPPPNLRKGRKPG, encoded by the coding sequence ATGAACGCACGCTCGATCCTCGGCTGGAACATCAGGAAGCTGCGTCTGGAGCGCGGGCTTTCCCAGGAGCGGCTTGCTGCCGACACCGGAATTGACCGCGCCTACGTTAGCGAACTCGAACGCGGCACGGTTGCCGCGAGCGTGGATATGATCGGACGCCTCGCTGCCGCTTTCAAGGTCGAACCATCGCAAATGCTGGATGCTCCGACAGATACGTCGAACCCGCCGCCGAATCTGCGAAAAGGGCGCAAGCCGGGCTGA